A single window of Kitasatospora sp. HUAS MG31 DNA harbors:
- a CDS encoding GNAT family N-acetyltransferase gives MSDDLLALRAHGLWQELASASVAFPPAGGTSVVVSPNSGMCPPGWVGAVSIGGSAIVTAPGEPEAAAVRTALAGRSAREATDPGFLRSVLPVERVLGPAALAYLAPDALRPPPGAPVVERLPADHPGRRELEGEAGEEDAAESGIAAITSPAFVAREHGRVVAACGYRSWPARTAQFCVLTAPDRRGRGLAAATGAAAAAHALAAGLLPQWRARVPASRRVAQVLGFRELGVQLSVRLTEAGLSGARTGPGGEAAPSRTW, from the coding sequence ATGTCCGACGATCTTCTGGCCCTGAGGGCCCATGGCCTCTGGCAGGAACTGGCCTCCGCTTCCGTGGCGTTCCCCCCGGCGGGCGGCACCAGCGTGGTCGTCTCGCCGAACTCCGGCATGTGTCCGCCCGGTTGGGTGGGAGCGGTGTCCATCGGCGGGTCGGCGATCGTGACCGCGCCGGGTGAGCCCGAGGCCGCCGCCGTCCGGACGGCGCTGGCAGGCCGGTCCGCACGGGAGGCCACCGACCCGGGGTTCCTGCGGTCGGTCCTCCCGGTGGAGCGGGTCCTCGGACCGGCGGCCCTCGCCTACCTCGCGCCGGACGCGCTCCGCCCGCCGCCGGGCGCACCGGTGGTGGAGCGACTGCCGGCCGACCACCCGGGCCGGCGGGAGCTTGAAGGCGAAGCGGGCGAGGAGGACGCGGCGGAGTCCGGCATCGCCGCGATCACCTCGCCGGCCTTCGTGGCGCGGGAGCACGGCCGGGTGGTGGCGGCCTGCGGCTACCGTTCCTGGCCCGCCCGGACCGCCCAGTTCTGCGTGCTGACGGCGCCCGACCGGCGGGGCCGGGGGCTGGCCGCGGCCACCGGTGCGGCCGCCGCGGCGCACGCCCTCGCCGCCGGTCTCCTCCCGCAGTGGCGGGCCCGGGTCCCCGCGTCCCGGCGGGTCGCCCAGGTGCTGGGCTTCCGCGAGCTGGGCGTCCAGCTGAGCGTCCGCCTCACCGAGGCGGGCCTCTCCGGCGCCCGAACCGGCCCCGGAGGAGAGGCGGCGCCTTCCCGGACATGGTGA
- a CDS encoding (2Fe-2S)-binding protein yields MTTPDPTPARPHDVPNPGALLDRVGRIGPYFAVRAGPAGGTPPEGFRLLRDLYAIAPGGPLAERIAEVGRRLGTNEARVAASTVHLGLAARLWSVALGAAALGGVVPDLHPDRAHWALPAQGPLDLWLPCPGTTADGGAARDGAVVEELHRVVLDGNLAPLAEAVRAHAPVAAGLLDGNAASALMGTVRVLAAAPGVRGREAARRAETLARALLDRPPLHGTGTLSVPGGPPRFRRTSCCLYYRVPGGGLCGDCVFDRPPRRG; encoded by the coding sequence ATGACGACCCCCGACCCCACCCCGGCCCGCCCGCACGACGTCCCGAACCCCGGGGCGCTGCTGGACCGGGTGGGCCGGATCGGCCCGTACTTCGCCGTCCGCGCCGGGCCGGCCGGTGGCACGCCGCCGGAGGGCTTCCGCCTGCTGCGGGACCTGTACGCCATAGCGCCCGGCGGCCCGCTCGCCGAACGGATCGCCGAGGTCGGCCGGCGGCTCGGGACAAACGAGGCGAGGGTGGCCGCCTCCACCGTCCACCTCGGACTGGCCGCCCGCCTCTGGTCGGTGGCCCTCGGTGCGGCCGCGCTCGGCGGGGTCGTCCCCGACCTGCACCCCGACCGCGCGCACTGGGCCCTGCCGGCGCAGGGCCCGCTGGACCTCTGGCTGCCGTGCCCGGGCACCACCGCGGACGGGGGAGCGGCGAGGGACGGGGCAGTGGTCGAGGAACTCCACCGGGTCGTCCTGGACGGGAACCTGGCGCCGCTCGCCGAGGCGGTCCGCGCCCACGCCCCGGTGGCGGCCGGGCTGCTGGACGGCAACGCGGCCTCCGCGCTGATGGGTACGGTCCGGGTGCTGGCCGCCGCGCCGGGGGTCCGCGGCAGGGAGGCCGCCCGGCGGGCCGAGACGCTGGCCCGGGCCCTCCTCGACCGGCCGCCGCTGCACGGCACCGGGACCCTCTCCGTCCCGGGCGGCCCGCCGCGATTCCGGCGCACCTCCTGCTGCCTGTACTACCGGGTGCCGGGTGGCGGCCTGTGCGGCGACTGCGTCTTCGACCGTCCCCCGCGGCGAGGCTGA
- a CDS encoding ArsR/SmtB family transcription factor has product MDDDRNPPHPEIRAITLQQFLEALVDPVRRSIVTQLSAAAEDVRCGAFDLPVNKSTATHHFRVLREAGLIRQYYVGTARMNALRGAEIEEVFPGLLSAVVAADRAGRAAAGAVG; this is encoded by the coding sequence ATGGACGACGACCGCAACCCCCCACACCCCGAGATCCGGGCGATCACCCTCCAGCAGTTCCTGGAGGCCCTGGTCGACCCCGTCCGCCGCAGCATCGTCACGCAGCTGAGCGCCGCCGCCGAGGACGTCCGCTGCGGGGCGTTCGACCTCCCGGTGAACAAGTCCACGGCCACCCACCACTTCCGCGTCCTGCGCGAGGCCGGGCTGATCCGGCAGTACTACGTCGGCACGGCGCGGATGAACGCCCTGCGCGGGGCGGAGATCGAGGAGGTCTTCCCCGGGCTGCTGAGTGCCGTGGTCGCCGCGGACCGGGCGGGACGCGCGGCGGCCGGGGCGGTGGGCTGA
- a CDS encoding GNAT family N-acetyltransferase, translated as MNDGPAIRPEDPRDHAEVRRLHALAFGDPRRVPDLVDDLRAGPAALSLVATAGNGEVVGHVMLSACRLDAPARLVDVLGLSPLGVHPDHQRRGVGTRLLRAALHAAGELGTPLVFLEGSPAYYGPRGFERADGLGFRSPSLRIPAAAFQVARLDAYRPWMTGTFVYPDAFWAHDCVGLREPDATRVPD; from the coding sequence ATGAACGACGGACCCGCCATCCGGCCCGAGGATCCCCGCGACCACGCGGAGGTCCGGCGGCTCCACGCGCTCGCCTTCGGGGACCCGCGACGCGTGCCCGACCTGGTGGACGACCTCCGGGCCGGGCCGGCCGCCCTCTCGCTGGTGGCGACGGCCGGGAACGGCGAGGTGGTCGGCCACGTGATGCTGAGCGCCTGCCGGCTGGACGCACCGGCCCGCCTGGTCGACGTGCTCGGCCTGTCGCCGCTCGGCGTCCACCCCGACCACCAGCGCCGGGGCGTGGGCACCCGGCTCCTGCGCGCCGCCCTGCACGCGGCCGGGGAACTCGGCACGCCGCTGGTGTTCCTGGAGGGCTCCCCCGCCTACTACGGCCCGCGCGGCTTCGAGCGGGCCGACGGGCTCGGCTTCCGGTCGCCCTCGCTGCGCATCCCGGCCGCCGCCTTCCAGGTCGCCCGGCTCGACGCGTACCGGCCGTGGATGACCGGCACCTTCGTCTACCCCGACGCCTTCTGGGCGCACGACTGCGTCGGCCTCCGCGAGCCCGACGCCACGCGGGTGCCCGACTGA
- a CDS encoding GNAT family N-acetyltransferase: MSSFTPLADRSDWYPAFRQRHLDSYRATGVPAAAAELLVDQLLDPAQDWTAVAVTDGNGRRIGQAVVGVIDPQGRSIGRIVDLWTDPAEDPTGDHHRAARAWAQAWCTEHAARRVAVRLAEPHPSFAGYPVRSQTRYKALASPTAAAAGRADGVTTRPMTGAEYPAWVAGEQESYIADIVRSGTKTAEEARKQAEQEFLELLPDGPATADTAILVIEADGAQVGVVWLRHGYLPGVSYLYTVAVHPEHRGRGFGRAAMAVADETSAAAGDLGLMFNVFGGNDVAMNLYTSAGYLVLEESRSIDLAPANGRE, translated from the coding sequence ATGTCCTCCTTCACCCCGCTGGCCGACCGCTCCGACTGGTACCCGGCGTTCCGGCAGCGCCACCTCGACAGCTACCGGGCCACCGGTGTGCCGGCAGCCGCGGCGGAACTGCTGGTCGACCAGCTGCTGGACCCGGCACAGGACTGGACGGCCGTCGCGGTGACCGACGGGAACGGGCGGCGGATCGGCCAGGCCGTGGTGGGCGTCATCGATCCGCAGGGCCGGTCGATCGGCCGGATCGTCGACCTGTGGACCGACCCGGCCGAGGACCCCACCGGCGACCACCACCGCGCGGCCCGCGCCTGGGCGCAGGCCTGGTGCACCGAGCACGCGGCCCGGCGGGTGGCGGTCCGGCTCGCCGAGCCGCACCCGTCCTTCGCCGGGTACCCGGTGCGCTCGCAGACCCGGTACAAGGCCTTAGCCTCCCCGACCGCGGCCGCTGCGGGGCGCGCCGACGGTGTGACGACCCGTCCGATGACCGGGGCCGAGTACCCGGCCTGGGTCGCCGGTGAGCAGGAGAGCTACATCGCCGACATCGTCCGCTCCGGCACCAAGACCGCGGAGGAGGCCCGGAAGCAGGCCGAGCAGGAGTTCCTGGAGCTCCTCCCGGACGGGCCGGCGACAGCGGACACCGCGATCCTGGTGATCGAGGCCGACGGCGCGCAGGTCGGCGTGGTCTGGCTGCGACACGGCTACCTGCCCGGCGTCAGCTACCTCTACACGGTGGCGGTCCACCCGGAGCACCGCGGCCGGGGCTTCGGCCGCGCCGCCATGGCCGTCGCCGACGAGACCTCCGCCGCCGCCGGCGACCTGGGCCTGATGTTCAACGTGTTCGGCGGCAACGACGTCGCCATGAACCTCTACACCAGCGCCGGGTACCTCGTCCTGGAGGAGAGCCGCTCGATCGACCTGGCCCCCGCCAACGGCCGTGAATGA
- a CDS encoding DUF2690 domain-containing protein gives MRVSLFAKRAAVIGAATIALATALSGNANALARDGEDPIASGCAADARTVRSVPLTNGSAFTYGTMELRYSPYCRTTWARVWSDGDDLFARVVRDQGGYFQDCSTPTWNSGAGRYTCFTRMVNDAGFTSHAWGWASNSSGYASYTAQTASY, from the coding sequence ATGCGTGTTTCCCTTTTCGCGAAGCGGGCCGCCGTCATCGGCGCCGCCACGATCGCTCTGGCCACTGCTCTCAGCGGTAACGCCAACGCCCTCGCCCGCGACGGCGAGGACCCGATCGCCTCCGGTTGCGCCGCGGACGCCCGCACCGTCCGCTCGGTGCCGCTGACCAACGGCTCGGCCTTCACCTACGGCACCATGGAGCTGCGCTACAGCCCGTACTGCCGCACCACCTGGGCCCGGGTGTGGTCCGACGGCGACGACCTGTTCGCCCGCGTGGTCCGCGACCAGGGCGGCTACTTCCAGGACTGCAGCACGCCCACCTGGAACAGCGGCGCCGGCCGGTACACCTGCTTCACCCGGATGGTCAACGACGCCGGCTTCACCTCGCACGCCTGGGGCTGGGCCTCGAACAGCAGCGGCTACGCCAGCTACACCGCCCAGACCGCCAGCTACTGA
- a CDS encoding HAD family acid phosphatase, which yields MAGRSGMRHLAVAAVVGGALAGVAAQPAAAVARPVQAPVSAQASVQSLGKPDVPYATWLKDVQVVADAASAHVKARVPQLPAGTRPAIVLDIDNSSLETDYTPGYPTHAIAAILDVARAAHDRGVKVFFVTARPDFIDCFTRYNLTHVGYPVDGLYGRSLVDLFQETSAFKTAKRQEIEQNGYTIIANIGNNTTDLVGGHAEKTFKLPDYDGQLS from the coding sequence ATGGCAGGCAGATCCGGGATGCGTCACCTCGCCGTGGCGGCCGTCGTGGGCGGTGCCCTGGCCGGTGTGGCCGCCCAGCCGGCCGCCGCGGTGGCGCGGCCGGTCCAGGCGCCGGTCTCCGCACAGGCGTCGGTCCAGAGCCTCGGCAAGCCCGATGTGCCGTACGCGACCTGGCTTAAGGACGTCCAGGTGGTGGCGGACGCGGCGAGCGCCCACGTGAAGGCGAGGGTTCCGCAGCTGCCGGCCGGTACCCGGCCCGCGATCGTGCTGGACATCGACAACAGCTCGCTGGAGACGGACTACACGCCGGGCTACCCGACCCACGCGATCGCGGCGATCCTCGACGTGGCACGCGCCGCGCACGACCGCGGCGTGAAGGTCTTCTTCGTCACGGCCCGCCCGGACTTCATCGACTGCTTCACCCGCTACAACCTGACCCACGTCGGCTACCCGGTCGACGGCCTGTACGGGCGTTCGCTGGTGGACCTGTTCCAGGAGACCTCGGCCTTCAAGACCGCGAAGCGGCAGGAGATCGAGCAGAACGGGTACACGATCATCGCGAACATCGGCAACAACACCACCGACCTGGTCGGTGGCCACGCCGAGAAGACCTTCAAGCTGCCGGACTACGACGGCCAGCTGTCCTGA
- a CDS encoding leucine-rich repeat domain-containing protein, with protein MARECNFWRRGATEVPEEVWADPELEVLILADNELTAVPSRIGGLRRLRTLDLGHNRIAELPDAIGDLPALTGFLYLHDNRLTKVPGTLGRLTRLRYLNLGENQLTELPDTIGEMRDLVELRCQHNRLTALPATLGDLTQLRELWLRGNALTGLPSSVGGLTELRQLELRENALTGVPPALAGLPLLRHLDLRANRLSALPSWLGDLPALEKLDLRWNPVRPDPRLLERLAARGCVVLA; from the coding sequence ATGGCGAGGGAGTGCAACTTCTGGAGGCGGGGGGCCACCGAGGTGCCGGAGGAGGTGTGGGCCGATCCGGAGCTGGAGGTGCTGATCCTCGCCGACAACGAGCTGACCGCCGTCCCGTCGCGGATCGGCGGCCTCCGGCGCCTGCGGACGCTCGACCTCGGGCACAACCGGATCGCCGAACTCCCGGACGCCATCGGCGATCTGCCGGCCCTCACCGGTTTCCTCTACCTGCACGACAACCGGCTGACCAAGGTGCCGGGGACGCTCGGTCGACTGACCCGGCTGCGCTACCTCAACCTCGGCGAGAACCAGCTCACCGAACTCCCCGACACCATCGGCGAGATGCGCGATCTGGTCGAACTCCGCTGCCAGCACAACCGGTTGACCGCCCTCCCCGCCACGCTCGGCGATCTGACGCAGCTGCGCGAGCTGTGGCTGCGCGGCAACGCCCTGACCGGACTCCCGTCCTCCGTCGGCGGGTTGACCGAGCTCCGGCAGCTCGAACTCCGTGAGAACGCCCTCACCGGGGTGCCGCCCGCGCTGGCCGGACTGCCGCTGCTCCGCCACCTCGACCTGCGCGCCAACCGCCTCTCCGCCCTGCCGTCCTGGCTCGGTGACCTGCCCGCCCTGGAGAAGCTGGACCTGCGCTGGAACCCGGTCCGGCCCGACCCCCGCCTGCTGGAGCGGCTGGCCGCACGCGGCTGCGTCGTCCTGGCCTGA
- a CDS encoding DUF3291 domain-containing protein, whose product MPHLALYTFGVLKSPLADPGPLTRELYDTGEAVYRKIGQAPGYLAHAEPAGTDRGELFDADWGAWGEFAVPTWYDKGRTAETTALAATLSLWTDLQPAFDAVYTGLHRAALNRRHDWFERTAHPTHVIWWISDDVTPTWQDGASRLEHLHAHGSAPHAFTFQHPFAPDGTPTRTNR is encoded by the coding sequence ATGCCCCACCTCGCGCTGTACACATTCGGCGTCCTGAAGTCACCTCTCGCCGATCCCGGCCCCCTCACGCGCGAGCTCTACGACACCGGCGAGGCCGTCTACCGAAAGATCGGCCAGGCCCCCGGGTACCTCGCGCATGCCGAACCGGCAGGCACTGACCGGGGCGAGCTCTTCGATGCGGACTGGGGTGCATGGGGAGAGTTCGCCGTACCGACCTGGTACGACAAGGGCCGTACGGCGGAGACCACCGCCCTGGCCGCGACCCTCTCACTCTGGACCGACCTCCAGCCCGCCTTCGACGCCGTCTACACCGGCCTGCACCGTGCGGCACTGAACAGGCGTCACGACTGGTTCGAGAGGACGGCACACCCGACTCACGTGATCTGGTGGATATCCGACGACGTGACACCCACCTGGCAGGACGGGGCCTCCAGGCTGGAACACCTCCACGCCCACGGCTCCGCGCCGCACGCCTTCACCTTCCAGCACCCGTTCGCCCCGGACGGAACTCCGACCAGGACCAATCGCTGA
- a CDS encoding HD domain-containing protein, with the protein MTLPTPGDVRALHEKHAPSRAALAEVLTHCEIVARIALRIAEDRQLPVDTALVEVGALAHDIGVYLVGDGPYIRHGLLGHDLLRDEGWDEELCRFASCHTGVGLTRHDVTTQGLPLPVADYLPRSAEERLVMYADKFHTKSRPPAFLDAAAYAVRVARFGAAKSEAFADLVAEYGEPDLAGLAAAYGQPLERGADLHTL; encoded by the coding sequence GTGACCCTTCCGACTCCCGGGGACGTCCGTGCCCTGCACGAGAAGCACGCCCCGAGCCGTGCGGCCCTGGCCGAGGTCCTCACGCACTGCGAGATCGTCGCCCGGATCGCGCTGCGGATCGCCGAGGACCGCCAGCTGCCGGTGGACACCGCGCTGGTGGAGGTGGGCGCGCTGGCGCACGACATCGGCGTCTACCTGGTCGGCGACGGGCCGTACATTCGGCACGGCCTGCTCGGGCACGACCTGCTGCGGGACGAGGGGTGGGACGAGGAGCTGTGCCGGTTCGCCTCCTGCCACACCGGCGTCGGCCTGACCCGGCACGACGTCACCACCCAGGGCCTGCCGCTGCCGGTGGCCGACTACCTGCCGCGCAGCGCCGAGGAGCGGCTGGTGATGTACGCGGACAAGTTCCACACCAAGAGCCGTCCGCCGGCGTTCCTGGACGCGGCCGCCTACGCCGTGCGGGTGGCCCGGTTCGGGGCGGCGAAGTCCGAGGCGTTCGCCGACCTGGTCGCCGAGTACGGCGAACCCGACCTGGCCGGCCTGGCCGCCGCGTACGGTCAGCCGCTGGAACGCGGCGCGGACCTGCACACCCTCTGA
- a CDS encoding zinc-dependent alcohol dehydrogenase family protein, giving the protein MTRTVRFHELGGPEVMRFEDETVGGPGPGEVRIRVDAIGLNRAEVLFRTGRYIEPVRAFPARLGSEAAGVVEAVGAGVTGLRVGQEVSTVPAFSQNDYGVYAERALVPASAVLPRPEGLGPVEGAAVWMPYLTAYGALLQVGGMRAGDTVVFNAASSSVGLATIQLAHRVGATPIALTRTSAKREALLKAGAAEVIATAEEDLVERVMEATGGRGTEFVLDAVAGPGVRDLARVVAPGGSLLVYGALSGEPTPFPGIELGMPPLTMRTYTMRETSRQPERLRRAAAFITSGLRSGDFRPVVDRTFDLTEIVEAHRHLESNAQIGKIVVTVDH; this is encoded by the coding sequence ATGACCAGGACGGTACGGTTCCACGAACTCGGCGGGCCCGAGGTCATGCGGTTCGAGGACGAGACGGTCGGCGGGCCCGGGCCGGGCGAGGTGCGGATCCGGGTGGACGCGATCGGCCTCAACCGGGCCGAGGTGCTGTTCCGCACCGGCCGCTACATCGAGCCCGTCCGGGCCTTCCCGGCGCGGCTGGGCAGCGAGGCGGCCGGCGTGGTCGAGGCGGTGGGCGCGGGCGTCACCGGTCTGAGGGTGGGCCAGGAGGTCAGCACCGTGCCCGCGTTCTCGCAGAACGACTACGGGGTCTACGCCGAGCGGGCCCTGGTACCGGCCTCGGCCGTCCTGCCCCGACCCGAGGGGCTCGGCCCGGTCGAGGGGGCGGCGGTCTGGATGCCGTACCTCACCGCGTACGGCGCGCTGCTGCAGGTCGGCGGGATGCGGGCCGGGGACACCGTGGTGTTCAACGCGGCGTCCAGCAGCGTGGGCCTGGCCACCATCCAGCTCGCCCACCGCGTCGGAGCCACGCCCATCGCCCTCACCCGGACGAGCGCCAAGCGCGAGGCCCTGCTCAAGGCGGGCGCGGCGGAGGTGATCGCGACCGCGGAGGAGGACCTGGTCGAGCGCGTGATGGAGGCGACCGGCGGCCGGGGCACCGAGTTCGTCCTGGACGCGGTGGCCGGCCCCGGGGTGCGCGACCTGGCCCGGGTGGTGGCGCCCGGGGGCAGCCTGCTGGTGTACGGCGCGCTGAGCGGCGAGCCCACCCCGTTCCCGGGGATCGAGCTCGGCATGCCGCCACTGACCATGCGCACCTACACCATGCGGGAGACCTCCCGGCAGCCCGAACGGCTGCGCCGCGCCGCGGCGTTCATCACCAGCGGGCTGCGCTCGGGAGACTTCCGCCCGGTGGTGGACCGCACCTTCGACCTCACGGAGATCGTCGAGGCCCACCGGCACCTGGAGTCGAACGCCCAGATCGGCAAGATCGTGGTCACCGTCGACCACTGA
- a CDS encoding amidase gives MADERVHAFGDDALGDHDAVALAALVRAGEVSPEELAAAAAERARAVDGALAPIAFDAHATPRLDRTRSDAPLHGVPTYLKDNVDLRGMPTNHGSAAFRARPARRTAPFADQLLGTGLAVLGKTRLPEFGLNASTEFAAADPVRNPWLTTHSPGASSGGSAALVAAGVVPIAHANDGGGSIRIPAACCGLVGLKPTRGRLVANEQGRRLPIDIVTDGVVTRSVRDTAAFFAAAERLHRNPSLPPLGLVEGPGDRPVRIGLLVDSPVAAPTDPETRRAVEETAARLEAMGHRVEPVELPFGEQFSRDFVSYWGYIAFVIAVTGKLILDRSFQAGRLDGLTSGLRGRFHREFPKLPAVLRRLRQSERAYAGLFRRHDVVLSPVLAHVAPPLGHLSPNVPFEELLERLNRYVAFTPVNNITGGPGIALPTGSADNGLPIGVHLSAGHGQERLLLELAFALEADRPWRRIQD, from the coding sequence ATGGCAGACGAGCGGGTCCACGCGTTCGGTGACGACGCCCTGGGCGACCACGACGCGGTGGCGCTGGCGGCGCTGGTACGGGCCGGGGAGGTCAGCCCGGAGGAACTGGCCGCCGCCGCGGCGGAACGCGCCCGGGCCGTGGACGGCGCGCTCGCGCCGATCGCCTTCGACGCCCACGCCACACCGCGCCTGGACCGGACCCGCAGCGACGCACCGCTCCACGGCGTACCCACCTACCTCAAGGACAACGTGGACCTGCGGGGCATGCCGACCAACCACGGCAGCGCCGCCTTCCGGGCCCGCCCCGCCCGCCGGACGGCCCCCTTCGCCGACCAGCTGCTGGGCACGGGCCTCGCCGTCCTGGGCAAGACCCGGCTGCCCGAGTTCGGCCTCAACGCCTCCACCGAGTTCGCGGCCGCCGACCCGGTCCGCAACCCGTGGCTCACCACGCACTCGCCCGGCGCCTCCTCCGGCGGCTCGGCCGCCCTGGTGGCCGCCGGCGTGGTGCCCATCGCGCACGCCAACGACGGCGGCGGATCCATCCGCATCCCCGCCGCCTGCTGCGGACTGGTCGGCCTCAAGCCCACCCGCGGCCGGCTGGTGGCCAACGAACAGGGCCGCCGGCTGCCGATCGACATCGTCACCGACGGCGTGGTCACCCGCTCCGTCCGCGACACCGCCGCCTTCTTCGCCGCCGCCGAACGGCTCCACCGCAACCCCTCCCTGCCGCCGCTCGGCCTGGTCGAGGGCCCCGGCGACCGCCCGGTCCGGATCGGCCTGCTGGTCGACTCCCCGGTGGCCGCCCCCACCGACCCCGAGACCCGCCGCGCCGTCGAGGAGACCGCCGCCCGGCTGGAGGCCATGGGCCACCGCGTCGAACCGGTCGAGCTGCCGTTCGGCGAGCAGTTCTCCCGCGACTTCGTCAGCTACTGGGGCTACATCGCGTTCGTGATCGCCGTCACCGGCAAGCTGATCCTCGACCGCAGCTTCCAGGCCGGCCGCCTCGACGGCCTCACCAGTGGCCTGCGCGGCCGCTTCCACCGCGAATTCCCCAAGCTCCCCGCCGTGCTGCGCCGCCTGCGGCAGTCCGAGCGCGCCTACGCCGGCCTCTTCCGCCGGCACGACGTGGTGCTCTCCCCGGTGCTCGCCCACGTCGCCCCGCCGCTCGGCCACCTCAGCCCGAACGTGCCCTTCGAGGAACTCCTGGAGCGGCTCAACCGGTACGTGGCCTTCACCCCGGTGAACAACATCACGGGCGGGCCCGGGATCGCCCTGCCCACCGGCAGCGCGGACAACGGCCTGCCGATCGGCGTCCACCTCTCGGCCGGGCACGGGCAGGAACGGCTGCTGCTGGAGCTGGCGTTCGCCCTGGAGGCCGACCGGCCCTGGCGCCGCATCCAGGACTGA